From the genome of Arthrobacter sp. ERGS1:01:
TGTCTTGTCCACGAAGCGCCCGGCAACGATGTCGGAGAATGCGTCAAAAATGCGGACCACGAGCAGCAGCGTCCCGGCGGCCGCGGCACTGATGCCGGCGACGTCCGTGTAGTAGAGCAGCAAGAACATGGTGGCCGTTGTGAAGGCCAGGTTGTTGGCGGCATCGCCGGCGCCATAGCCGACAATGCTGAGCTTGCGTAGCGGCCGCGCGGAGGCGCCGTCTGCAGCGGTGGTACTGGTCTTTTCTTGTGTCATGGTCATCACGGGCTCCTTTACCCAATCACCGGCAATATGTTGGCCGTGTGCACTATGCGCCACCACGGCCGTGGTGAGATGTACCCCAAGCGCCCGGGTCCTTTTCCAGGAACCTTTGTCGCAACATCATCGTCCGTTTGTGAGCTGAATTACTATTAGTAAATCAGCTCAGACAACTTTTGGCAACCGTTTGCCAACATTTTCTTAACATGTTTCCCACGAACCCGGGCGCAAGTAGGCCGCCGGCGCCTTCAGAGGACAATCCGAAGGCACCGGCGGCCGGGGTCAACTGTCAATCGCTTGCCACTTTGGCCCGCGAAATCACCGGTTGTAGCTAGGCGGCGCGGACCATCGAGCGGTCCGAGGCGAGGGATGCCAGGAAGGCAACAACCTCCGGCTCGGCCGCAAGGTCGGCGTCCAGGATGGCCACGAGCGCACGCAGGTCCTCCCCTGCCGGCAAGGCAAGGGCGGCACCGAGTTCCGCAGCGGCGGCGTCGGCAATCTCCGCGCCGTTGAGCCGGCCCTGGCGCAGGAACGCCACCCAGGCGGCGATCATGCGCGCGGCGGCCTCACCGGTCCTGCCGGCGGCACGTTCGGCCTTCAGCACGGGGACAGCGCGCATTCGGAGCTTGCTGGAGCCGTCCATGGCGATCTGGGCCAGGTAGTGGGCAATGCGGCTGTTGCTGAAGCGATCGCGCAGCGCCGCACGGTAGGCCGGGATGCCCAGGCCTTCGGCGGGCAGGTTGCGCTCGGCCTCGTCCCAGAAGTCTTCGATCATGGCCTCGCAGACGGGGTCGGCCAGGGCCTGCGCCACGGTGGTGTGGCCGCGCAGCTGCCCGGCGTAGGCCATGAGCGAGTGGGCGCCGTTGAGCAGCCACAGCTTGCGGTTCTCAAAGGCCTCGATGTTCTCGACAAACACGGCTCCGGCGCTTTCCCAGTCCGGGCGCCCGGCCGGGAAGTCGCCGCTGAGCACCCAGTCCCGAAACGGTTCGGTCACCACGGGGCTGGAGTCGGCAAAGCCTGTCCCGGCGGCCACAAGCGCAATCTCGGCGTCGGTGGTGCGCGGGGTGATTCGGTCCACGGAAGTGCCGACAAAGCTGACGTTTTCCGCGATCCAGGCACCCAGCTCCGCGTCGGCCGCCTCGGCCAGCGGGACGATCGCGGCACGGGCCGCTGCACCGTTGTGGGCCAGGTTGTCGCAGGAGACCACGGCGATGGGACCGGCGCCGGAGCGGCGGCGGGCGTCAAGTGCCTGGACCAGGCGCCCCGCCGCGGTCACCGCC
Proteins encoded in this window:
- a CDS encoding mannitol dehydrogenase family protein, encoding MSTTESVQPLTRAAANVGPAAPVRIVHLGLGAFHRAHQAWYTQHASDAAEWGIAAFTGRRPDAAVALAAQDGLFTLIERAEGGDSFELMTSIVEAHDGADVATLARLVAAPATAIVTLTITEAAYNLASNGALDTANPAVAADIETLKAAVSNDGANDGGEPGWAVTAAGRLVQALDARRRSGAGPIAVVSCDNLAHNGAAARAAIVPLAEAADAELGAWIAENVSFVGTSVDRITPRTTDAEIALVAAGTGFADSSPVVTEPFRDWVLSGDFPAGRPDWESAGAVFVENIEAFENRKLWLLNGAHSLMAYAGQLRGHTTVAQALADPVCEAMIEDFWDEAERNLPAEGLGIPAYRAALRDRFSNSRIAHYLAQIAMDGSSKLRMRAVPVLKAERAAGRTGEAAARMIAAWVAFLRQGRLNGAEIADAAAAELGAALALPAGEDLRALVAILDADLAAEPEVVAFLASLASDRSMVRAA